TGCGTAACATTCTTGATTCTCGGTGTTCTCACATGGTGGAATGGCCTTCTCATCGTCGCCATCGCAGTCTTACTAGAGGCGTATTTGACGAGTAGGGGATAAATTAAAACGCAGGTTCCGGGACCACTCTCATCCGATTCAACGGCCACATCACGAGCCAAGCGCGCCCCGTGATTTTATCGAGCGTCACATACGGCGTATTGGTTCCATCACACCCTTGATCCGAAAAACATCGACGCGCATCACTACTCGCTCGACGATTGTCTCCCATCAAAAAATAAGATCCTTCCGGCACCGTAAAACTTGTCTCGCTTTCATAAGGAAGATCCGTGAACCCCCAATTGTCTTCATTCAAATACCCGGATTCGTCCAACTTAAATCCATCGGGATTTTCCTCATTTACAATATAAACATATTCCTCCTTAAACTCGACCGTTTCCCCGGGGAGACCAATCACCCGTTTAATATAAAATTCATCCGGTGCTTCAGGCGGTTCAAATACAACAACATCTCCGCGCTCCGGCGTACCCACCTGCCATCCCAAAATATTTTCATACCCGAATTTATAAAGCAAAATAAACTCGCCGTCTCCGCGAATACACGTGCCTTCAAAATTATTAAAATTATCACACATCGAAGGCCCATGAACCTGAAAAGGTGAAATCACAAATATTCGGAGCAAAATCACCAACCCAATGATCACCACCGCATTCACGGCTACATCAAGGATAAACATCAAAATCGAACGAACTCGAGGACTCATGCGCATAAATTGAATTTTAAGACCACAGTAAAATGCCATTTTAAGTAAGAAAAAGCAATGAAATACACTGAATATCAACCAATTGTCTAAAATTCAACAAGCGACTGAAAATGAAACGTTATTCTCAAAGACACTCACTTTGTTCGTGTCCGTTGACCAGATGTCTACAACACGATAAACTGAAATTAATCTCATCCCTCCAAATTTTATGCTCGCGAGCATCCTGTATCGTAGCCATCTCAATCCCGGAGAAAAAATTCTGCACGTCGCGCACGTTCATCCTTTTAAAATTTACAAAGATTTTTTAAAGCACGTATTTTTTGGATTTGCATTGCCCGGACTTTTTTATTACATGATGCCACCGTTTTGGATTGTGTGGGCGGGATGGGCTGGATTGGGAGGAATATGGTTGCTTTTATTTTTCTGCGATTGGTATTTCGACGCACTTGTAGTGACCAATCAAAGCCTCATCGATTTACAATGGGAAGGCATTTGGCATCGATCTTCAAGTCGCATCGAGTACCACACCATCGAAGGGGTTACGTACGAAACCATTGGTTTTTGGGGAACCATTCTCAATTTTGGAGACATTTCCATTGATCGAATTGGCGCAGGGAAAGCCGTAGGACTCAAGGCCGTGGCTTTTCCAAAAACCGTGGAACGTGAAATTATGGAAGCGCAAAGTGAATTTCTTCGCAACAAAGCATTTAAAGACAGCGCCAGCCTCAAAGATCTTTTATCAAACATGATGCAAGATTATTCGAGATTTGGCTGACACAAAGTGTCTCCCCGCATTTTGAATCCCGTACTTTTTCTTCCTATGTTTCCCTCAATGTCTTCTTTTTTATTTCCCACCCTTGTTTTCCTTTTTCTCGTCCTGTTCGCAGGACTTTTAATTTGGACAAACAAAAAACGCCATCAACTTTCCGCTCACGACCAAAAACAACTTCAAGCCGGATGGCAACGCGCGCTTAACAATCTCTCAAATAATCCAAAAGAAAGTGTACTCGAAGCAGACAAACTTCTCGATCGCGCCCTGACTTTAAAAGGCTTTTCCGGGACTTTAGGCGAAAAACTCAAAAAAGCAAACGCGGTTTTTTCCTCCGTAAACGACGTGTGGCGCGCTCATAAATTACGCAACCGCATCGCTCACGAATTAGACGTAAAAATTTCACAAAACGAAGCAAGGCAAGCGTTAAATTATTTCAAAAAAGCTCTGTTGGATTTAGGTTTATCTCTATGAAAAAACCATTTCTTATCGCAATAACCGGGAAAATCGGCTCGGGAAAAAGCACGGTTCTTCAATTATTAAAAAAAAGGGGAGTGGCCATCATTGATTGCGACGCCATCACTCGAGACCTTTACAACACCGGAGGGAAAGGCGCCCTCAAAATCCAAACGTTCTTCGGAGATGAATTCTTGGATAAAAAAGGCAATGTGGATCGAAAAAAACTCTTAAAAACCCTCGTAAAATTTCCAAAAAAATGGGCGATTCTGACGCGCATCATTCACCCGACCATCATCGATGAACTCAAGCGCAGAATCAAAATTGCCAAAATTCAATCCGATACCATCGCTGTCGAAATTCCGGTACTTAATAAAAAACTGGCTCAAATTGAATTCGATGAACTCTGGGTTATAGATGCACCAAAAACCGTACGTCACAACCGCATCATTTCACGTAATATGAAAAAAGAAGAACTCCAAGCCATCGAAGAAGTTCAAAAAGAAATCGTTTTCCCTGACAATGCAATGGTGATCAAAAACACCGGTTCCATTCAAGCGCTGGAGAAAAAAATAACGATCTGTTAAACTACACTCATGTACGAAGCTGTCATTGGACTCGAAATTCACGCGCATATCTCCACGCAAACGAAAATGTTTTGCTCGTGCAGCAACGATTCGTTTGGGAAAAAGCCAAACACCAATGTGTGTCCGATTTGCATGGGCTTTCCCGGAATGTTGCCCGCCACCAATAAAGAAGCGCTTAAAAAAGGCTTGGTCACGGCCTTAGCCTTGCATTGCGAAATCCCGCAAATCGCCAAATTCGATCGTAAAAACTATTTTTATCCGGATTTACCGAGCGGTTTTCAAATTTCCGAATACGATGAACCCATTTCAAAAAAAGGTTATGTTGATATTGAGCTTGAGGATGGAGAAAAAAAGCATATTCGCATCACGCGCCTTCATCTAGAAAATGACGCCGGGAAACTCACGCACGTGACGGGAGGAAGTTTGATAGACTTCAATCGAGCCGGTGCGCCACTTATGGAAATCGTAACTGAACCCGATATTCACTCTGCCAAAGAAGCGGTGGTTTTTGCCAAAATGATCCAAAAAATCTTGCGTTATGTGGGGTCGTCCGAAGCGGATATGGAAAAAGGAATGATGCGTTTTGACGCCAGTGTTTCCACCCGACCGCAAGGAGATTCCAAACTGTATTCTCGCGCTGAAATCAAAAATCTAAACTCATTCAAATCCCTCGAAACCGCAATCAATTATGAAATCGCACGCCAAACCGCTTTGTGGGAAAAAGGCGAACCCATGAAAGGAGACATCACTGTGGGCTGGATCGACGCGGATCAAAAAACACAACTCTTACGCGACAAAGAGGATTCCGCGGATTACCGTTACTTTCCGGAACCGGATCTTCCGCCTCTCGTCATTACGCCGGAGGAAGTTGCGGTTCTTAAAAGAGAAGTGCCCGAACTCCCACTCGAGCGTCGCCAAAAATTCCTAGAGGTTTATAAATTATCTCCATCCGAAGCCGAATTCTTTAGCGAAGAACCCGAAATTGCCAATTATTTCCAGAAAGTAGTAGATGTTTCCGAGAGCCCGGCCAAAGCCGCATCCTTTTTAGGCACTGTGCTCATGGGTAAACTCAAAGAAGAAAATAAATCCTTACGCGAATGCCGCGTGTCAGCCGAGCATTTGGGAAAACTCATTCGCTTGGTGAACGAAAATAAAATTTCCAACAACTTGGCAAAAGGGGAGGTGTTTGCCGCGATGTTTGAGACTGGCGAAGACCCGGAGTTGATTGTGGAAAAAAAAGGCCTCAAACAGGTAGAAAACTCCGGGGAAATCGAGGCCTTGGTGGATCAAATTTTGGCAAGCAATGAAAAAGTCATAAATGATTTCAAATCCGGCACCAAAAACGCCTTCGGATTTTTGGTGGGCCAAGTCATGAAAGCCTCGCAAGGAAAGGCCAATCCGGGGATGGTGAATGAAATGCTAAAAAAGAAATTGGGAAACTAGAAATACTTAATCTTAAAAAGAAGGCGGAAGAGTTTTTGAGGATATTTCAAGAAAGTGGGAAGGAAAATTTTTGTGAACATTTTTAAGGAAGAAATATCGAGAATCATGATCCGAGATATTTCGCTCCCATGTGAACGAAAATTCTTCCTGACCGCTTTCCAAAAATGTTATTTCCGCATTCGCGCAGATAACTGGATGGATGGACAAATTTTTACAAATAGCCTATCTTATATCTAGCTAAAATTTTCCTAATCTTCCTCCCATGCTTTCCTCTCTCGATTTTCTCTACATTGTTCTTTCGATCGGCATTGCATTGCTCAGTATTTTTCTCTCCATCGTTTTGGTGTACGCGATCTTTATTTTGCGTGACATGAACAAGGCCACGGATGCTATTCGCGACTCCGCTGAACGCATCCATTCCGCGGTGATCAAACCTCTAAAAATGACGCACGAACTCCTCAAATACGCACGACCTGTCGTCGAAATTGTTGAAAAACGCATGGCCGCCCATC
The genomic region above belongs to Candidatus Gracilibacteria bacterium and contains:
- the lepB gene encoding signal peptidase I, encoding MRMSPRVRSILMFILDVAVNAVVIIGLVILLRIFVISPFQVHGPSMCDNFNNFEGTCIRGDGEFILLYKFGYENILGWQVGTPERGDVVVFEPPEAPDEFYIKRVIGLPGETVEFKEEYVYIVNEENPDGFKLDESGYLNEDNWGFTDLPYESETSFTVPEGSYFLMGDNRRASSDARRCFSDQGCDGTNTPYVTLDKITGRAWLVMWPLNRMRVVPEPAF
- the coaE gene encoding dephospho-CoA kinase (Dephospho-CoA kinase (CoaE) performs the final step in coenzyme A biosynthesis.) yields the protein MKKPFLIAITGKIGSGKSTVLQLLKKRGVAIIDCDAITRDLYNTGGKGALKIQTFFGDEFLDKKGNVDRKKLLKTLVKFPKKWAILTRIIHPTIIDELKRRIKIAKIQSDTIAVEIPVLNKKLAQIEFDELWVIDAPKTVRHNRIISRNMKKEELQAIEEVQKEIVFPDNAMVIKNTGSIQALEKKITIC
- the gatB gene encoding Asp-tRNA(Asn)/Glu-tRNA(Gln) amidotransferase subunit GatB, whose protein sequence is MYEAVIGLEIHAHISTQTKMFCSCSNDSFGKKPNTNVCPICMGFPGMLPATNKEALKKGLVTALALHCEIPQIAKFDRKNYFYPDLPSGFQISEYDEPISKKGYVDIELEDGEKKHIRITRLHLENDAGKLTHVTGGSLIDFNRAGAPLMEIVTEPDIHSAKEAVVFAKMIQKILRYVGSSEADMEKGMMRFDASVSTRPQGDSKLYSRAEIKNLNSFKSLETAINYEIARQTALWEKGEPMKGDITVGWIDADQKTQLLRDKEDSADYRYFPEPDLPPLVITPEEVAVLKREVPELPLERRQKFLEVYKLSPSEAEFFSEEPEIANYFQKVVDVSESPAKAASFLGTVLMGKLKEENKSLRECRVSAEHLGKLIRLVNENKISNNLAKGEVFAAMFETGEDPELIVEKKGLKQVENSGEIEALVDQILASNEKVINDFKSGTKNAFGFLVGQVMKASQGKANPGMVNEMLKKKLGN